GACGTCGAGCACCATCCGGGCCAACACCTCGTCCACCGGGTGGGCGGCCATGCCGGCCGCCGCGGCGGTCATGCCATCGCGGACGATGCCGTCGATCACCAACGGCACGACCTTCTCCACCACGACCGTCGGGGTGAGGTCGGCGTCGTCGATGACGACGGCCGAACCGGCCGCGACCTGCCCGGAGGCGTTCAGCCGCTGCTCGCCGTTGCCGTGCGGCAACGGCACATAGACCGCGGGCAGCCCGACCGCCCCGATCTCGGCGACGGTCATCGCGCCGGACCGGGCCAGCACCAGGTCGGCGGCCGCGTAGGCGAGGTCCATCCGGTCCAGGTACGGGACGGCGACGTACCGGGGCGACAGTCCACCGGGCACGGTCACCTCGTTCTTGCGGCCGTAGGCGTGCAGGACGCCGATCCCGTGGGCGGCCAGCTCGTTAGCCGCCCCCGACACCGCGTCGTTGATGCGCTGCGCGCCCTGCGAGCCGCCGAAGACCAGCAGCGTCGGGGCATCCGGGTCGAGCCCGAAGAACTCCCGGGCCTGCGCCCGCAGCGCCGCCCGATCCAGCTGGGACAGCGAGCGGCGCACCGGATTGCCGACGACGCGGGCTCCGGACAGGCCCGAGCCCTCGACGGCCGCCGCCACCGCGGCGGCGAACCGGGCACCCACCTTGTTGGCCAGACCGGCCCGGGCGTTGGCCTCGTGCACGACGATCGGCACCCGACCGCGGGCGGCCAGATACGCGGGCAGGGCCACGTACCCGCCGAAGCCCACGACGACATCGACATCACGTTCGTCCATGACGGCCCGCGTCGCCTTGATCGCCGACCGCATCCGGCCCGGCAGGGTCAACAGGTCACCGGACGGTTTGCGGGGCAGCGGCACCGGCGGCACCAGCCGCAGCTCGTAGCCGCGTTCCGGCACCAGGCGCGTCTCCAATCCCCGCTCGGTGCCCAGTGCGGTGATCACCACGTCGTCCCCGGCCAGCGCGACCAGCGCGTCGGCAACGGCCAGGGCCGGTTCGATGTGCCCCGCCGTACCGCCTCCGGCGAGCAGGACACTCGTCGTCACCACTGCGGGGAACCTCCTGAGGACGGGTTGCGGCGGGGATTCGCCGACGGGGTGGATCGGGCGGGTCGGGCACCGGCTGCGCCCCGCCGCCCGTCGGGCTGCCGGGGGATGGCTCCCGGTCGCTGTGTCCCGGTGGTCGGTCGGGGCGCGGCACCCCGGCTGCGGGGCTCCGCGCGGACCGCGTCCGGAGTACGCCGGGTCGGGCTCGCGGGCTTCCGCGCCGGGGCGGGCTTGGCGGCCGCGGCCCGCTTGGCCGATTTCGCGGCCCGCCGTTCGGCCTTGGCGGTCCGCTTGGCCGCCCGTTTGGCCCCGGCGCCCGGCTTGGGATTGACCCCGAGGAAGCGGGCCAGGCGGTTGCCGCCGTTGGCCTGCAGGACGGCGGCCGCCTCCGGCTCGCTCCGGGCGAAGTTGGCCAGCAGACCGAAGACGACCATGGTGATGATCAGCGAGGTGCCACCGGCGGAGATCATCGGCAGCGGGATGCCGGTGACCGGCAGCAGACCCACGACGTAGCAGATGTTGATGCCGGCCTGGCCGACCAGCCACACCGTGCCCGCCGAGGCGACGATCTTGACGAACGGGTCGACGTTGCGGCGGGCGATCCGCAGGCCCGTGTAGGCCAGCAGACCGAACAGCAGGAGCAGCAACGCGGCCCCGATGAAGCCGAGTTCCTCGCCGACGATCGCGAAGATGAAGTCCGAATCGGCGTTCGGCAGATAGCTCCACTTGGCCCGGGACTGCCCGAGACCGACCCCGAAGATGCCGCCGTTGCCCATCCCGTACAGGCTCTGCGC
This genomic stretch from Nakamurella flava harbors:
- the ftsW gene encoding putative lipid II flippase FtsW; translated protein: MASLHLIQAIFALLLGFGLLMVLSSSSVTAFRTGGSSFGVFANQATFALVGLVLFGATQYLPVRLMRSLSTAAVMFSILLLVAVLIPGVGKLVNGARSWIAIGGFQFQPSEVAKLALLLWMGHVLAARRSTLASPRSLLIPVLPVFILIAGLIMMQPDLGTTTALLIVFMACLFFAGAPWWMFATLAGLAVLGVTALALSATYRLARVLSFLNPDPTSASGWQLAQSLYGMGNGGIFGVGLGQSRAKWSYLPNADSDFIFAIVGEELGFIGAALLLLLFGLLAYTGLRIARRNVDPFVKIVASAGTVWLVGQAGINICYVVGLLPVTGIPLPMISAGGTSLIITMVVFGLLANFARSEPEAAAVLQANGGNRLARFLGVNPKPGAGAKRAAKRTAKAERRAAKSAKRAAAAKPAPARKPASPTRRTPDAVRAEPRSRGAAPRPTTGTQRPGAIPRQPDGRRGAAGARPARSTPSANPRRNPSSGGSPQW
- the murG gene encoding undecaprenyldiphospho-muramoylpentapeptide beta-N-acetylglucosaminyltransferase — protein: MVTTSVLLAGGGTAGHIEPALAVADALVALAGDDVVITALGTERGLETRLVPERGYELRLVPPVPLPRKPSGDLLTLPGRMRSAIKATRAVMDERDVDVVVGFGGYVALPAYLAARGRVPIVVHEANARAGLANKVGARFAAAVAAAVEGSGLSGARVVGNPVRRSLSQLDRAALRAQAREFFGLDPDAPTLLVFGGSQGAQRINDAVSGAANELAAHGIGVLHAYGRKNEVTVPGGLSPRYVAVPYLDRMDLAYAAADLVLARSGAMTVAEIGAVGLPAVYVPLPHGNGEQRLNASGQVAAGSAVVIDDADLTPTVVVEKVVPLVIDGIVRDGMTAAAAGMAAHPVDEVLARMVLDVAAAARSGGNAR